A portion of the Maniola hyperantus chromosome 24, iAphHyp1.2, whole genome shotgun sequence genome contains these proteins:
- the LOC117993503 gene encoding dopamine receptor 1-like isoform X2 → MDSNLTPTNVAPEFNETTVQYEEAEDPDAVTLLSILLVGIFLSLLIFVSTAGNILVCIAIYTDRGLRRIGNLFLASLAIADMLVAAAVMTFAGVNDLLGYWVFGEQFCDTWVACDVMCSTASILNLCAISLDRYIHIKDPLRYGRWVTRRVAIATIAAIWLLAVLVSFLPISLGLHRPPDEEMATQGPPRYPTCALVLTPTYAIVSSCISFILPCIVMISIYCRLYCYAQKHVKSIRAVTRTVQLPDNRTKSVRTRVHTHVHSSPYHVSDHKAAITVGIIMGVFLLCWVPFFCVNIVAAFCKTCIPDLAFKILTWLGYSNSAFNPIIYSIFNTEFREAFKKILTSKYPPCCGYQTVRAHTPTRNDNFVTDYGTKTLVVRRSGSLGLSGVDPTPRSSAESVKPLRDYHI, encoded by the exons ATGGATTCCAATTTAACACCCACTAAT GTGGCTCCAGAATTTAATGAAACGACAGTTCAATATGAAGAAGCGGAAGATCCTGACGCGGTCACTCTACTGTCTATTTTGCTCGTCG gTATATTTCTCTCTCTCCTGATATTTGTGAGTACAGCTGGCAACATCCTGGTCTGCATAGCGATATACACCGACAGAGGGTTGAGACGGATTGGCAACCTGTTTCTGGCATCGCTGGCGATTGCTGACATGCTTGTTGCAGCAGCTGTCATGACATTTGCTGGCGTCAACGATTTGTTAGG GTACTGGGTGTTCGGCGAGCAGTTCTGCGACACGTGGGTGGCGTGTGACGTCATGTGCTCCACAGCCTCCATATTGAACCTGTGCGCCATCTCGCTCGACCGCTACATCCACATCAAAGATCCCTTGAG ATACGGTCGCTGGGTGACCCGTCGCGTAGCCATAGCGACTATCGCTGCTATATGGCTGCTAGCAGTGCTGGTCAGCTTCCTGCCAATCTCCTTGGGCCTGCACCGACCCCCTGATGAAGAGATGGCCACGCAGGGACCTCCTCGGTACCCGACGTGCGCTCTAGTACTCACACCGACCTACGCCATCGTGTCCAGCTGCATATCATTCATACTGCCCTGCATTGTCATGATCAGCATATACTGCAG GTTATACTGCTACGCccaaaagcacgtcaaatcaaTCCGAGCAGTCACCAGAACGGTTCAGCTGCCTGACAACCGGACCAAGTCCGTCCGTACCAGAGTCCACACCCACGTCCACTCGTCCCCGTACCATGTATCGGACCACAAGGCAGCTATCACTGTGGGGATCATTATGGGGGTGTTTTTACTATGCTGGGTTCCTTTCTTCTGCGTCAACATCGTGGCTGCGTTCTGCAAAACTTGCATACCGG atCTCGCGTTCAAAATCCTGACGTGGCTCGGCTATTCGAATTCCGCCTTCAATCCAATCATTTACTCCATATTCAACACGGAGTTCCGGGAggcgtttaaaaaaatcctcACGTCCAAGTACCCGCCCTGCTGCGGTTACCAAACTGTTCGAGCACACACACCGACTAGAAACGACAATTTCGTCACTGATTACGGGACGAAGACTTTAGTAGTAAGAAGAAGCGGATCGCTAGGGTTGTCGGGTGTTGATCCTACTCCTAGGTCGTCGGCTGAGTCTGTCAAGCCTTTGAGGGATTACCACATTTGA
- the LOC117993503 gene encoding dopamine receptor 1-like isoform X1 produces MDSNLTPTNVSYVAPEFNETTVQYEEAEDPDAVTLLSILLVGIFLSLLIFVSTAGNILVCIAIYTDRGLRRIGNLFLASLAIADMLVAAAVMTFAGVNDLLGYWVFGEQFCDTWVACDVMCSTASILNLCAISLDRYIHIKDPLRYGRWVTRRVAIATIAAIWLLAVLVSFLPISLGLHRPPDEEMATQGPPRYPTCALVLTPTYAIVSSCISFILPCIVMISIYCRLYCYAQKHVKSIRAVTRTVQLPDNRTKSVRTRVHTHVHSSPYHVSDHKAAITVGIIMGVFLLCWVPFFCVNIVAAFCKTCIPDLAFKILTWLGYSNSAFNPIIYSIFNTEFREAFKKILTSKYPPCCGYQTVRAHTPTRNDNFVTDYGTKTLVVRRSGSLGLSGVDPTPRSSAESVKPLRDYHI; encoded by the exons ATGGATTCCAATTTAACACCCACTAATGTGAGTTAT GTGGCTCCAGAATTTAATGAAACGACAGTTCAATATGAAGAAGCGGAAGATCCTGACGCGGTCACTCTACTGTCTATTTTGCTCGTCG gTATATTTCTCTCTCTCCTGATATTTGTGAGTACAGCTGGCAACATCCTGGTCTGCATAGCGATATACACCGACAGAGGGTTGAGACGGATTGGCAACCTGTTTCTGGCATCGCTGGCGATTGCTGACATGCTTGTTGCAGCAGCTGTCATGACATTTGCTGGCGTCAACGATTTGTTAGG GTACTGGGTGTTCGGCGAGCAGTTCTGCGACACGTGGGTGGCGTGTGACGTCATGTGCTCCACAGCCTCCATATTGAACCTGTGCGCCATCTCGCTCGACCGCTACATCCACATCAAAGATCCCTTGAG ATACGGTCGCTGGGTGACCCGTCGCGTAGCCATAGCGACTATCGCTGCTATATGGCTGCTAGCAGTGCTGGTCAGCTTCCTGCCAATCTCCTTGGGCCTGCACCGACCCCCTGATGAAGAGATGGCCACGCAGGGACCTCCTCGGTACCCGACGTGCGCTCTAGTACTCACACCGACCTACGCCATCGTGTCCAGCTGCATATCATTCATACTGCCCTGCATTGTCATGATCAGCATATACTGCAG GTTATACTGCTACGCccaaaagcacgtcaaatcaaTCCGAGCAGTCACCAGAACGGTTCAGCTGCCTGACAACCGGACCAAGTCCGTCCGTACCAGAGTCCACACCCACGTCCACTCGTCCCCGTACCATGTATCGGACCACAAGGCAGCTATCACTGTGGGGATCATTATGGGGGTGTTTTTACTATGCTGGGTTCCTTTCTTCTGCGTCAACATCGTGGCTGCGTTCTGCAAAACTTGCATACCGG atCTCGCGTTCAAAATCCTGACGTGGCTCGGCTATTCGAATTCCGCCTTCAATCCAATCATTTACTCCATATTCAACACGGAGTTCCGGGAggcgtttaaaaaaatcctcACGTCCAAGTACCCGCCCTGCTGCGGTTACCAAACTGTTCGAGCACACACACCGACTAGAAACGACAATTTCGTCACTGATTACGGGACGAAGACTTTAGTAGTAAGAAGAAGCGGATCGCTAGGGTTGTCGGGTGTTGATCCTACTCCTAGGTCGTCGGCTGAGTCTGTCAAGCCTTTGAGGGATTACCACATTTGA